A stretch of the Microtus ochrogaster isolate Prairie Vole_2 chromosome X, MicOch1.0, whole genome shotgun sequence genome encodes the following:
- the LOC102001841 gene encoding uncharacterized protein CXorf49 homolog gives MSSNEQTAVEEVGVDSEDGEATEVCLEGPSSLRNLDLSHDVGSSQSSVSEDDIETEGNSDLESGSKLPVQDHSEQSVSSDSDKEDLKACLPLVNDDDGVEEMVQQPTDQIRQSVRSRSSSKSCTAQQSTPWAGAEADRSRKGRLGKRLVDVKQASGAPVHHRGAKGGRARRTKKKKKIIKSKKAAPADIPEPSPDPDSDEENEVQVMRVSICFKNGGQIISSNAMDPGNKIKREDVRPRGNFHHMTGSLQVGAPRSHALGMGKLGGSCSNRKAAASRGKEPSKPRFPGAAAGGLMKASSKKKSVQEKKALQDAPRFTGRRPVPQCGQRPKAAPGETATFPPITCVSTLESSKKHCATPLEASEPAHGPSRKKATAKNTREALPAARADRGLVYKDTVKNLAAMTPTPESCKIKENPRARLPTRRAVRPFTCMHRGEMSSGDTNLRAPQVSANSQLVALKWRGTSARTPAPTGDQEPSVVSPLPAGEKQNQVPGTLGCQQEDSKKGSLLSGHDGVPVAISQSKQHNNGSLGTPVCHCPQPSPAPWLSWGHLTLKAPLTFQRITVFHLQMNACLEGKVFKVEMSCSKGELNTIYGGLNKNGPHRLMRLNA, from the exons ATGAGCTCCAATGAACAGACGGCCGTTGAAGAAGTAGGCGTGGACTCCGAGGATGGGGAGGCCACTGAAGTCTGCCTGGAGGGCCCAAGCTCACTGCGGAATCTCGACCTGAGCCATGATGTGGGATCTTCACAGAGTAGCGTAAGTGAGGATGACATCGAGACTGAGGGCAACTCAGACCTTGAGTCAGGGTCCAAGCTACCGGTGCAGGATCACAGCGAGCAGTCTGTCTCCTCAGACAGCGACAAAGAAGACTTGAAGGCTTGCTTGCCTCTTGTCAACGACGACGATGGGGTTGAGGAAATGGTGCAGCAGCCAACCGACCAGATACGCCAAAGTGTTAGAAGCCGCTCCTCCTCAAAAAGCTGTACCGCCCAACAGTCTACCCCTTGGGCAGGTGCAGAGGCAGACCGCAGCAGGAAAGGCAGGCTGGGCAAGAGATTGGTAGACGTGAAGCAGGCCTCTGGGGCCCCTGTCCACCACAGGGGGGCCAAAGGAGGCAGGGCGCgcaggacaaaaaagaaaaagaaaatcatcaagAGTAAGAAAGCAGCCCCTGCGGACATCCCAGAACCATCTCCCGACCCTGACTCGGATGAAGAGAATGAGGTACAAGTGATGAGGGTGAGCATTTGCTTCAAGAACGGAGGGCAGATCATATCCAGTAATGCTATGGATCcgggaaataaaatcaaaagagaggATGTTCGACCCAGGGGCAATTTTCATCATATGACTGGCTCTCTGCAGGTGGGTGCTCCCAGGAGCCATGCATTGGGCATGGGAAAGCTAGGAGGCTCTTGTTCTAACAGAAAAGCAGCTGCATCCAGAGGCAAGGAACCAAGCAAGCCCCGTTTCCCAGGAGCTGCTGCGGGTGGGCTAATGAAGGCCAGTTCTAAGAAAAAGTCAGTCCAGGAGAAGAAAGCCCTACAGGATGCCCCAAGATTCACCGGGCGAAGACCTGTCCCACAGTGTGGACAGAGACCAAAGGCAGCTCCTGGGGAAACAGCCACCTTTCCTCCAATAACCTGCGTCTCCACACTTGAGAGTTCTAAAAAGCACTGCGCAACACCTCTAGAAGCCAGCGAGCCTGCACATGGGCCATCCAGAAAGAAAGCAACAGCAAAGAATACGAGGGAGGCCCTGCCAGCAGCCAGGGCAGACAGAGGCCTTGTGTATAAAGATACCGTGAAGAATTTGGCAGCGATGACTCCAACACCAGAGTCCTGCAAGATCAAGGAAAATCCCCGTGCCCGA CTTCCAACACGCAGGGCAGTGCGACCTTTCACGTGCATGCATCGTGGAGAAATGAGCAGTGGAGACACCAACCTCCGAGCACCCCAAGTTTCAGCAAATTCCCAGCTCGTAGCCCTGAAGTGGAGAGGCACCAGCGCCAGAACACCTGCGCCCACTG GTGACCAAGAACCATCTGTGGTCTCCCCACTCCCTGCTGGGGAGAAGCAGAATCAAGTACCAGGGACACTGGGGTGTCAACAG GAGGACAGCAAGAAGGGCAGTCTCCTGTCTGGGCATGATGGTGTCCCTGTGGCCATCAGTCAGAGCAAGCAGCACAACAATGGCAGCCTTGGAACCCCTGTTTGCCACTGTCCCCAGCCGTCCCCTgctccctggctttcctggggtCATCTGACTTTGAAAGCTCCTCTGACTTTCCAGAGAATCACTGTCTTCCACTTGCAGATGAATGCTTG TTTAGAAGGAAAGGTGTTTAAGGTGGAAATGTCTTGTTCTAAAGGAGAACTAAACACCatttatggtggtttgaataagaatggtccccatagactcatgcgCTTGAATGCTTGA